A genomic segment from Neobacillus sp. YX16 encodes:
- a CDS encoding polysaccharide biosynthesis protein, with product MKPVNQSKALFRGAFILALAALITKILSAVYRIPFQNIVGDVGFYIYQQVYPFYGLAIVLATTGFPVVISKLYAEQREKRDPEKTRRLLFISFIILQLFGLLCFIILYFGAGYIASWMNDEKLAILLRVVSIVFLLFPIVSILRGYFQGKGDMLPTALSQVGEQLIRAFTILFCAYSLTQLGYSLYLISGGAMFGSITGIMVSAIILFTFLYIRKEWNIIAPRKGMLNGYQREVSVIFKTLAFQGLTICISGMLMIFIQMADAMNLYSLLTENGYEKDMAKAVKGVFDRGQPLIQLGTIVSASMSLSLVPLITSARIKKDVSFLQDKIQLAIRISIVIGVGASVGLWAIIEPANIMLFEDNSGSSVLGILSFVILLSSIITTIIAIMQGLGSLLFPAAVVLATFPLKYILNALFVPIFGTMGAAYATLITLALVCLLLYVKFKRMQSSTVLTVHFLGTLLTAALLMILLLKGCLALTNMITIPAGTERLMAAIQALGCAFLGGFLFLFIIIRGGVFLEKELSLFPFGSKLSLLLPKKNRS from the coding sequence ATGAAGCCCGTAAATCAATCGAAGGCTCTTTTTAGAGGGGCTTTTATTTTAGCACTTGCAGCACTGATAACAAAAATTCTAAGTGCTGTTTACCGGATTCCGTTTCAAAATATTGTCGGGGATGTTGGCTTTTACATATATCAGCAGGTTTATCCGTTCTATGGTCTTGCCATTGTGCTCGCAACAACAGGTTTTCCGGTTGTCATCTCTAAACTGTACGCTGAGCAAAGAGAAAAAAGAGATCCCGAGAAAACAAGAAGACTTTTATTCATCTCATTTATCATCCTGCAGTTATTTGGACTTTTATGTTTCATTATCCTTTACTTTGGTGCTGGTTATATTGCAAGCTGGATGAATGATGAGAAGTTGGCCATCTTACTAAGAGTTGTTTCCATTGTCTTTTTACTTTTTCCGATTGTATCAATCTTAAGAGGCTACTTCCAGGGAAAAGGAGATATGCTGCCCACTGCATTATCACAGGTTGGCGAACAATTAATAAGAGCCTTTACGATTCTCTTCTGTGCCTATAGTCTCACACAGTTAGGATATTCACTGTATCTAATCAGCGGCGGTGCCATGTTTGGGTCAATTACAGGAATCATGGTCTCGGCGATTATTTTGTTTACATTCCTTTATATACGTAAAGAATGGAATATAATTGCTCCAAGAAAAGGGATGCTTAATGGTTATCAACGAGAGGTTAGTGTTATTTTTAAAACCCTCGCCTTTCAAGGCCTAACAATCTGTATTAGTGGAATGCTAATGATTTTTATACAAATGGCAGATGCCATGAACCTATATTCGTTACTTACAGAAAACGGATATGAAAAGGATATGGCAAAGGCAGTAAAGGGAGTATTCGACCGCGGGCAGCCACTAATTCAATTAGGAACCATTGTTTCTGCTTCGATGTCCTTATCTCTCGTACCGTTGATAACAAGTGCAAGAATAAAAAAAGATGTTTCATTCTTACAGGATAAAATTCAGTTGGCCATTCGGATAAGTATTGTCATTGGAGTCGGAGCATCTGTAGGTCTTTGGGCCATTATTGAACCAGCCAATATCATGTTATTTGAGGATAACTCAGGCTCGTCAGTATTAGGAATATTAAGTTTTGTGATTCTCCTTAGCTCCATTATTACAACGATTATAGCCATTATGCAGGGGCTGGGGTCGTTACTTTTTCCAGCTGCTGTTGTTCTAGCAACCTTTCCTTTAAAGTATATTCTTAATGCTCTATTCGTTCCGATATTTGGAACAATGGGGGCGGCTTATGCTACCTTAATCACTTTGGCCTTGGTTTGTTTGCTATTATATGTAAAATTTAAAAGGATGCAGTCCAGTACGGTGCTGACGGTTCACTTTCTAGGAACACTTTTGACAGCAGCATTATTGATGATATTACTATTAAAAGGCTGCCTAGCCTTAACCAATATGATTACAATACCGGCTGGTACCGAAAGATTAATGGCAGCCATCCAGGCTTTAGGGTGTGCTTTTTTGGGAGGCTTCCTTTTCTTATTTATTATTATTAGAGGAGGAGTATTTTTAGAAAAAGAACTATCACTATTTCCTTTCGGCAGCAAATTAAGCCTTTTATTACCTAAGAAGAATAGGAGTTAA
- the mazG gene encoding nucleoside triphosphate pyrophosphohydrolase produces the protein MGKSIEILGLGAGDLEQLPFGVYKKLKSAKHVYLRTKEHPVVDELVQEGLNYTSFDSIYEKHDQFEEVYQEIVQTLLQKANGEQVIYAVPGHPLVAERTVQLLLEYGPKDDIDIIIGGGQSFVDALFQSLKIDPVDGFQLLDGTALQSHQLQINQHMFISQVYDQFVASNIKLTLMERLPDDYEVIIVSAAGSSNERLERVPLYELDRKVTLDNLTSVYVPPVQDEQIMLKTFSKLREIIAVLRGPNGCPWDKEQTHESLKKYLIEETYEVIEAIDSGDIDHLVEELGDVLLQVMLHSQIGEDEGYFAIEDVIEGISAKMIRRHPHVFGNKVVEDSEEVLRNWQEIKKQEKGETEASLLDGVSKSMPNLLRAYEIQKKAAKVGFDWQEITPALEKVKEELVEFENEINKESLIDAKKEFGDILFAFVNVARFLKIHPEEALFETNEKFIRRFRYIEEKVMESKKPIEDHSLEELDRFWDEAKLKGL, from the coding sequence ATGGGCAAATCAATTGAAATACTCGGTTTGGGGGCGGGCGACCTTGAACAGCTACCCTTTGGTGTTTACAAAAAATTAAAGAGTGCAAAACATGTTTATTTAAGGACGAAAGAACATCCTGTTGTGGATGAATTAGTTCAAGAAGGACTGAACTATACATCCTTTGATTCCATCTATGAAAAGCATGATCAATTTGAGGAAGTATATCAGGAGATTGTCCAAACCTTACTGCAAAAAGCAAACGGGGAACAGGTGATTTATGCAGTGCCTGGTCATCCACTTGTTGCCGAGCGGACTGTCCAGTTACTTTTGGAGTATGGACCTAAAGACGATATCGATATCATCATAGGTGGAGGTCAAAGCTTTGTTGATGCTCTCTTTCAATCATTAAAAATAGATCCAGTGGACGGTTTCCAACTTCTTGATGGAACCGCCCTTCAATCCCACCAGCTGCAAATCAACCAGCATATGTTTATTAGTCAGGTTTATGATCAGTTTGTAGCCTCTAATATTAAGCTGACGCTTATGGAAAGACTTCCTGATGATTATGAAGTGATCATTGTTTCTGCAGCAGGAAGCAGCAATGAACGACTTGAGCGGGTACCTTTGTATGAATTGGATCGAAAGGTAACTCTTGATAACCTTACTTCTGTCTATGTTCCTCCCGTACAGGATGAACAAATTATGTTGAAAACCTTTTCTAAGCTGCGAGAGATAATAGCAGTATTAAGAGGCCCAAATGGCTGTCCATGGGATAAGGAACAAACACATGAATCCTTGAAGAAATATCTAATTGAAGAGACGTATGAAGTAATTGAAGCAATCGATAGCGGAGATATTGACCATTTAGTCGAAGAACTTGGTGATGTCTTGCTCCAAGTGATGCTGCACTCCCAGATTGGGGAGGATGAAGGTTATTTTGCAATCGAAGATGTGATAGAGGGAATCTCTGCAAAAATGATTCGCAGACACCCACATGTCTTTGGAAATAAAGTAGTTGAGGATTCAGAAGAAGTCCTTCGAAACTGGCAGGAAATAAAGAAGCAGGAAAAAGGAGAGACAGAAGCCTCTCTTCTTGATGGTGTTTCCAAATCAATGCCGAATTTATTAAGAGCTTATGAAATTCAGAAGAAAGCGGCGAAAGTTGGCTTTGATTGGCAGGAAATAACACCAGCTTTAGAGAAAGTGAAAGAAGAGCTAGTGGAATTTGAGAATGAGATAAACAAAGAAAGCCTTATAGACGCAAAAAAAGAATTTGGCGATATCCTGTTTGCCTTCGTTAATGTAGCAAGATTTTTAAAAATTCATCCCGAAGAAGCATTATTTGAAACCAATGAAAAGTTTATTAGAAGGTTTCGTTATATTGAAGAAAAAGTAATGGAAAGCAAAAAGCCGATAGAGGACCATTCCTTAGAGGAGCTAGATCGGTTTTGGGATGAAGCGAAATTAAAGGGATTATAG
- a CDS encoding RNA-binding S4 domain-containing protein — protein sequence MRLDKYLKVSRLIKRRTLAKEVSDQGRILINGKEAKASSTVKVGDELTIRLGQRLVTARIDQIQDTTRKEAAAEMYTIIKDERIGESQF from the coding sequence ATGAGACTAGATAAGTATTTAAAGGTATCAAGATTAATCAAAAGAAGAACATTGGCAAAAGAAGTATCCGATCAGGGAAGAATTCTCATAAATGGGAAAGAAGCAAAAGCTAGTTCAACGGTTAAAGTTGGTGATGAGCTGACAATCCGTCTTGGACAAAGACTGGTTACAGCAAGAATTGATCAGATTCAAGATACCACTCGAAAAGAAGCTGCTGCTGAAATGTACACGATTATCAAAGATGAAAGAATCGGGGAATCACAGTTCTAA
- the yabP gene encoding sporulation protein YabP gives MSQYYETNPVKSTVPEHDVIMRGRKLLDITGVKQVESFDNEEFLLETSMGFLAIKGQNLQMKNLDVEKGIVSIKGKIFDLVYLDEQHGEKAKGFFSKLFR, from the coding sequence ATGAGCCAATATTATGAAACAAACCCTGTCAAAAGCACTGTTCCAGAGCATGATGTCATCATGAGAGGAAGGAAACTCCTCGATATAACAGGTGTTAAACAAGTAGAAAGCTTTGATAATGAGGAGTTCCTATTAGAAACCTCAATGGGTTTTTTAGCAATCAAAGGGCAAAATCTCCAAATGAAAAACTTGGATGTGGAAAAAGGAATTGTCTCCATTAAGGGAAAGATATTCGATTTAGTTTACCTAGACGAACAGCATGGGGAGAAAGCTAAAGGTTTCTTTAGTAAGTTATTCCGATGA
- the yabQ gene encoding spore cortex biosynthesis protein YabQ → MTLSTQFLTMLSMIGMGSLFGVMFDTYQHFLDRPNRKSWIVFFNDLLFWVIQALIIFYILFLVNNGELRFYIFVALLCGFAAYQSLFKGIYLRLLEFIIKTVIAIYRFMRKAFQLLIYKPVLGLIQLVISIIILLGRGLFSLVKFVLKILSVVLRVIWVPIEKIMLLLWKLLPKTIKKSVEKLYNKTAGIFMEIKNYLLKLMKKWKKPKK, encoded by the coding sequence ATGACCCTCTCCACTCAATTTCTCACCATGCTTTCGATGATTGGGATGGGGTCGCTGTTTGGTGTAATGTTTGATACCTATCAGCATTTCTTAGATCGCCCTAATCGAAAGTCATGGATTGTTTTTTTTAATGACTTGTTATTTTGGGTCATTCAAGCACTGATTATCTTTTATATCTTATTCCTTGTGAACAATGGAGAATTACGTTTCTACATTTTTGTTGCCCTCCTTTGTGGTTTTGCTGCTTACCAAAGTTTATTTAAAGGTATTTATCTAAGGCTGCTTGAATTCATAATTAAAACGGTAATTGCCATTTACAGATTTATGAGAAAGGCGTTTCAACTACTTATCTATAAACCTGTCCTTGGTCTAATCCAGTTGGTTATTTCCATTATCATCCTACTTGGCAGGGGGCTCTTTTCCCTTGTCAAATTTGTTTTAAAGATCTTATCGGTTGTTCTTAGGGTGATATGGGTACCAATTGAAAAAATAATGTTACTTCTATGGAAACTTTTGCCGAAAACTATTAAAAAATCCGTCGAGAAGTTATATAATAAAACGGCAGGAATTTTTATGGAAATCAAGAATTATTTACTAAAGCTAATGAAAAAGTGGAAAAAACCAAAAAAATAA
- a CDS encoding septum formation initiator family protein produces MSSVGDKNIAKIQTTYVHQQEIAEIASARKRKLLFRRLSLFLVFAALMSYLMITSFISQSSTLDKKVAQKKQLEQQMTQLKKQQEILKEDIVKLNDDDYLAKLARKEYFFSENGEIIFNIPEENKGKNNQ; encoded by the coding sequence ATGAGCTCAGTAGGAGATAAGAATATAGCAAAAATACAAACCACTTATGTACACCAACAAGAAATCGCAGAAATTGCATCAGCTAGAAAAAGAAAGCTGCTATTCCGAAGGCTATCCTTGTTCTTAGTTTTCGCTGCTTTGATGTCCTATTTAATGATTACGAGCTTTATTTCCCAGTCCTCCACATTAGATAAAAAAGTGGCACAAAAGAAACAGCTTGAACAACAGATGACTCAATTAAAAAAACAGCAGGAAATCCTGAAAGAAGATATCGTTAAGTTAAATGATGATGATTACCTTGCTAAACTTGCTAGAAAAGAATATTTCTTCTCTGAAAACGGTGAAATTATCTTTAATATTCCGGAAGAGAATAAAGGTAAAAACAACCAATAA
- a CDS encoding S1 domain-containing RNA-binding protein: MSIEVGSKLQGKVTGITKFGAFVELPDGSTGLVHISEVADNYVKDINDHLKVGDQVEVKVMNVEKDGKIGLSIKKAIDKPEAQQKYRSHSSSHSQRPRQNRSNDRNAPRVETFESKMAKFLKDSEDRLTSLKRHTESKRGGRGAKRG; encoded by the coding sequence ATGTCAATCGAAGTAGGCAGCAAGTTACAAGGAAAGGTCACAGGGATTACAAAATTCGGAGCTTTTGTGGAGCTGCCTGATGGCTCAACTGGACTCGTACACATCAGTGAGGTTGCTGATAATTATGTGAAAGATATCAATGATCATCTTAAAGTTGGTGACCAAGTAGAAGTTAAAGTCATGAATGTTGAAAAAGATGGGAAAATTGGCCTTTCTATAAAAAAAGCAATTGATAAACCAGAGGCTCAGCAAAAGTACCGTTCACACTCGAGCTCACATTCACAACGCCCTCGTCAGAACAGGTCAAATGATCGAAATGCTCCAAGAGTAGAGACGTTTGAGTCAAAAATGGCGAAGTTTTTAAAAGATAGTGAGGATCGTTTAACTTCTTTAAAACGTCATACAGAATCTAAGCGTGGCGGAAGAGGAGCTAAAAGAGGTTAA
- the spoIIE gene encoding stage II sporulation protein E, with the protein MEKLERSLLEPVGEVNFKSSKWSWDSVLKKFQLKVESFFLVKGYLLLLVGFLLGRALILSTLAPFSLPFFAAVFLIKRDRSPLALVGLVAGAATVSLKNAAFTFLVSILFLVIYRISERWVKNEMRMIPFFVAIILGTGKLAEAFIISKQLSLYDAMMVGVQASLAFILTLIFLQSIPLLILNKRRQLLKTEEIVCLIIMLASIMTGTIGWKIYDLSLEHILSRYLVLVFSFIAGATVGSTVGVVTGLIFSLASVSSFYHMSLLAFSGVLGGLLKEGKKIGVAIGLFISTLLIGMYGQEGGTGTLTITLMESGAAILLFLLTPQIFTSKLAKYIPGTPEYTTEQQKYMRKMRDVTAQRVAQFSNVFHALSKSFSQMEVKPSVDEDAREMDFFMSHVTEKTCNTCFKKEQCWAKNFNTTYGYLEEIIHEMDQNDGVVSPKLSREWEKHCTRTKRVYEAVGQELTFYQANQKLKKQVQESRKLVADQLLGVSEVMDNFAKEIQRERENHHKQEEQIMEAIQAFGVHVEHVEIYSLESGNVDIEMSVPFCNGHGECEKLIAPMLSDILGEQIIVSSEECAAYPNGFCHVIFRSSKAYTVETGMAHAAMDGGFVSGDSYSTMELGLGKFAIAISDGMGNGERAHYESKETLQLLQKILQSGIEERVAIKSVNSILSLRTTDEIFSTLDLAMIDLQNASAKFLKIGSTPSFIKRGNKVIKIQASNLPIGILEEFEVDVVSEQLKAGDLLIMMSDGIFEGPKHVENYDLWMKRKIQELQTDDPQEISDLILEEVIRSRDNSIGDDMTIAVAIIKHNTPKWASIPVTKLKKQA; encoded by the coding sequence ATGGAAAAGCTAGAACGGAGTTTACTAGAACCGGTCGGAGAGGTTAACTTTAAATCCTCTAAATGGTCTTGGGACAGCGTCTTGAAAAAATTCCAGTTAAAAGTTGAATCCTTCTTCCTTGTAAAAGGTTACCTTTTACTTTTGGTTGGTTTCTTACTAGGAAGAGCTTTGATATTGTCTACGCTTGCTCCCTTTAGTCTGCCGTTTTTCGCTGCAGTCTTTCTTATAAAAAGAGATAGGTCTCCACTTGCCTTAGTGGGGTTGGTTGCGGGTGCCGCAACTGTCTCCTTAAAGAATGCCGCATTTACCTTTTTGGTGTCCATCCTTTTTCTAGTTATTTACCGAATTAGTGAACGATGGGTAAAAAATGAGATGAGAATGATTCCATTCTTTGTAGCCATTATTCTAGGGACAGGAAAATTAGCCGAAGCTTTTATTATATCTAAGCAGCTTTCATTATATGACGCTATGATGGTTGGAGTTCAGGCTAGTCTTGCCTTTATCCTAACACTTATCTTTTTACAGAGCATCCCCTTATTAATTTTAAACAAGCGCAGGCAGTTGTTAAAAACAGAGGAGATTGTCTGCTTAATTATTATGCTTGCTTCTATTATGACGGGAACCATCGGCTGGAAGATTTACGATTTATCACTTGAGCATATTCTGTCACGCTACCTTGTTTTAGTATTTTCCTTTATTGCGGGAGCAACGGTTGGTTCGACAGTTGGGGTCGTTACCGGTTTAATCTTTAGCCTTGCTAGTGTTTCAAGTTTCTATCATATGAGTTTACTCGCGTTTTCAGGGGTATTAGGCGGTTTGTTAAAGGAAGGAAAAAAGATAGGCGTTGCAATTGGCTTGTTTATTTCAACGCTGTTAATTGGAATGTATGGTCAGGAGGGCGGTACCGGAACCTTAACCATTACACTAATGGAGTCTGGGGCAGCTATCCTCCTATTCCTTTTAACACCCCAGATATTTACTTCTAAGCTTGCCAAATATATACCAGGTACACCAGAATACACAACCGAACAACAAAAATATATGAGGAAAATGCGTGATGTGACAGCACAGCGGGTTGCTCAGTTCTCTAATGTCTTCCATGCACTTTCAAAAAGTTTTTCACAAATGGAAGTAAAGCCTAGTGTTGACGAGGATGCACGCGAAATGGATTTCTTTATGAGTCACGTAACGGAAAAAACCTGTAACACATGCTTTAAGAAGGAGCAGTGCTGGGCGAAGAATTTTAATACCACCTATGGGTACTTGGAAGAAATTATTCATGAAATGGACCAAAATGATGGTGTCGTTTCTCCTAAATTATCTCGTGAGTGGGAAAAGCACTGTACCCGGACAAAAAGAGTGTATGAAGCGGTCGGACAAGAGTTGACCTTTTATCAAGCAAACCAAAAGCTAAAGAAACAGGTTCAGGAAAGTAGAAAACTTGTCGCAGATCAACTACTTGGAGTGTCGGAGGTAATGGATAACTTCGCAAAGGAAATACAGCGCGAAAGAGAAAACCATCATAAACAAGAGGAACAAATTATGGAGGCGATTCAGGCTTTTGGTGTTCATGTTGAACATGTTGAGATTTATAGTCTAGAGTCGGGAAATGTGGATATCGAAATGTCCGTCCCTTTCTGCAATGGGCATGGTGAGTGTGAGAAATTAATTGCACCAATGCTTTCAGATATCCTCGGGGAGCAGATTATCGTTAGCTCTGAAGAATGTGCTGCATATCCGAATGGTTTCTGCCACGTAATCTTTCGTTCATCAAAAGCCTATACGGTTGAAACAGGAATGGCCCACGCTGCCATGGATGGTGGTTTTGTTTCAGGTGACAGCTATTCAACAATGGAATTGGGGCTTGGGAAGTTCGCAATCGCGATAAGTGATGGTATGGGAAATGGGGAAAGAGCTCATTATGAGAGCAAGGAGACACTGCAGCTTTTACAAAAAATACTGCAATCCGGAATTGAAGAAAGAGTTGCCATTAAGTCAGTGAACTCAATCCTTTCCCTTCGTACGACAGATGAAATTTTTTCAACATTAGACTTAGCCATGATTGACCTGCAAAACGCATCAGCGAAGTTTTTGAAAATTGGCTCCACTCCTAGTTTTATTAAAAGGGGAAATAAGGTAATAAAAATTCAGGCTAGTAATCTGCCAATCGGTATACTAGAAGAATTTGAAGTAGATGTGGTTAGCGAGCAACTAAAGGCAGGAGATCTACTCATTATGATGAGTGATGGAATATTTGAGGGCCCTAAACATGTAGAGAACTACGACTTATGGATGAAGCGTAAAATACAAGAATTACAAACAGATGATCCTCAGGAAATATCCGACTTAATATTAGAAGAGGTAATTCGGTCACGGGATAACTCAATTGGAGATGATATGACCATTGCTGTGGCAATAATAAAACACAATACACCTAAATGGGCTAGTATTCCTGTTACGAAGTTGAAGAAACAAGCTTAA
- a CDS encoding VWA domain-containing protein — protein MYTGKIRQILLITDGCSNQGEDPIAMAALAKEQGISVNVIGVMEQDVIDEKGMTEIEGIAMSGGGVSQIVYAQQLSQTVQMVTRKAMTQTIQGVVNRELQQILGRSQTIEDLPPEKRGEVMEVVDELGETVELEVLILVDTSASMKHKLPTVKEALLDLSLSLNARTGDNQFAVFVFPGKKNDVEKILDWTPKLQSLTSIFSQLTTGGITPTGPAIRTALTSFNSKRSLRSLLTGDDESFIEESM, from the coding sequence ATGTATACAGGGAAAATTCGTCAGATTCTATTAATAACAGACGGCTGTTCAAATCAAGGGGAAGATCCTATTGCGATGGCGGCTCTTGCAAAAGAACAAGGTATTTCCGTAAATGTTATCGGTGTTATGGAGCAGGATGTAATTGATGAAAAGGGTATGACGGAAATTGAAGGAATAGCCATGTCTGGCGGCGGAGTCAGTCAAATCGTTTATGCTCAGCAACTCTCACAAACGGTCCAAATGGTTACAAGGAAAGCAATGACCCAGACAATCCAAGGTGTGGTAAACCGAGAATTACAGCAAATTCTTGGCCGCTCACAAACCATTGAAGATCTTCCTCCTGAGAAAAGAGGGGAAGTAATGGAAGTGGTCGATGAGCTTGGAGAAACTGTCGAATTAGAGGTGTTGATTCTTGTCGATACAAGTGCAAGTATGAAACACAAGCTTCCTACCGTAAAAGAGGCACTACTTGACCTATCGCTAAGCCTGAATGCACGTACAGGTGATAATCAGTTTGCAGTTTTTGTATTTCCCGGGAAAAAGAATGATGTCGAAAAAATTCTAGACTGGACACCAAAGCTACAATCTTTGACAAGTATCTTCTCCCAGCTTACAACAGGTGGAATTACTCCAACAGGACCTGCAATTCGTACAGCACTAACTTCATTTAATTCAAAACGTTCATTAAGGAGTCTTTTGACCGGTGATGATGAATCATTCATTGAAGAGTCGATGTAA
- a CDS encoding protein kinase family protein, with the protein MMNHSLKSRCKVSPGTIITGKWHSNKYTVLKELGFGANGIVYLAKFKNTQVALKMSDNGMSITSEVNVLRSFAKVQGSTLGPSLLDVDDWKSNRGQISFYAMEYIQGPDLLTFIQSKGKSWTTVLFLQLLNDLNKLHENGWVFGDLKPENLIVTGPTPKIRCIDVGGTTLQGRAIKEFTEFYDRGYWGLGSRKADPAYDLFAVAMIMINTAYPKRFNKTTGGIAQLREAIRKQKDLLPLEKVIVKALYGQYSNALQMRTELLSLVMDNKNSHPGNKQPVTNPTTSTHQKQKVSQAVSQPKSRQTYRRKKKKSRWFETICITTFITLLYLLYIFQKLL; encoded by the coding sequence ATGATGAATCATTCATTGAAGAGTCGATGTAAGGTATCACCTGGCACTATAATCACTGGAAAATGGCATTCAAATAAATATACAGTTCTAAAGGAACTCGGATTTGGAGCAAACGGCATTGTCTACCTTGCAAAGTTTAAAAACACGCAGGTAGCGTTAAAGATGAGTGATAACGGAATGTCTATTACCTCTGAGGTAAATGTATTAAGGTCATTTGCGAAGGTCCAGGGGTCAACCCTCGGACCTTCTTTGCTTGATGTAGATGATTGGAAAAGTAATCGAGGACAGATTTCATTTTACGCCATGGAATATATTCAAGGCCCTGACTTATTGACATTTATTCAAAGTAAAGGGAAATCATGGACCACTGTTCTTTTTCTGCAATTGTTAAATGACTTGAATAAATTGCATGAAAATGGCTGGGTATTTGGGGATTTAAAGCCAGAAAACCTAATTGTTACTGGTCCCACCCCTAAGATTAGGTGTATTGATGTCGGTGGAACAACTCTTCAAGGAAGAGCCATTAAGGAGTTTACTGAGTTTTATGATAGAGGGTACTGGGGATTAGGGTCAAGAAAAGCCGATCCGGCTTATGATTTATTTGCTGTCGCAATGATTATGATTAATACTGCCTACCCAAAACGATTTAATAAAACAACGGGTGGAATTGCCCAGCTTAGAGAAGCCATTCGAAAACAGAAGGATTTACTTCCACTAGAAAAAGTCATTGTAAAAGCACTTTATGGACAATATTCGAATGCACTCCAAATGAGAACAGAATTATTATCCCTTGTCATGGATAATAAAAATAGTCATCCTGGAAATAAACAACCCGTAACCAATCCCACCACTAGTACCCATCAAAAACAAAAAGTAAGCCAGGCAGTAAGTCAGCCTAAAAGCAGGCAGACGTACCGTAGAAAGAAGAAAAAAAGCCGCTGGTTCGAAACAATCTGTATTACAACCTTCATTACACTTTTATACTTATTGTATATTTTTCAAAAACTTTTATGA